A stretch of Arachis hypogaea cultivar Tifrunner chromosome 15, arahy.Tifrunner.gnm2.J5K5, whole genome shotgun sequence DNA encodes these proteins:
- the LOC112750914 gene encoding uncharacterized protein, with protein MLSLFSFSPIMLRYALQIPNSVSHSALRLCFHSTSSLHSHSHPQSLDEAVDSFTRMLSMRRTPPIIQFNQILGSLSKTKHFHAAVSLFQQLQISGIAPSVVTLSIVINCCCGMGRMTLAFSVLAKIFRMGFQPDTITLTTILKGLCLCGSVEKAVRFHDRVLAHGFHFNQVTYGTLINGLCKTGHTSAAIQVLRNIPRYGIAPDVFMYSAIIDSLCKDTLVSQAFHLFSEMLAKGVSPNVITYNSLIFGLCLEGQYKEAMDLLSDMVLRNITPNVRTYSILIDGLCKEGKIKDAKSVLAVMAKHGVKPDVVTYASLMDGYCLVNQVNKAKYIFNTMAQSRVSPNVQSYSIMINGLCKSKRVDEALNLFEEMRRKYLVPNTVTYNTLIDGLSKSKRISCALELLVKMHERGPPSDVVTYNSLLDGMFKNQQVDKALMLFKQMKESGIDPDICTYNVLIDGLCKGGRLLVAKEIFQDVSVKGYRPNVRTYNIIINGICKEGLFEEALALLSKMEGNGCLPDAVTFETIIRALFEKDENDMAEKLLREMVARGLLN; from the coding sequence ATGTTATCATTGTTCTCATTCTCACCAATAATGTTAAGGTATGCTCTTCAAATCCCAAATTCTGTTTCCCACTCTGCTCTCCGTCTTTGCTTCCATTCAACTTCATCCCTACACTCTCACTCTCATCCCCAATCGCTTGATGAAGCTGTTGATTCCTTCACTCGCATGCTCTCTATGCGTCGTACTCCTCCCATCATCCAATTTAACCAGATTTTGGGATCCCTTTCCAAGACAAAGCATTTCCACGCCGCCGTTTCCCTTTTTCAGCAATTGCAAATCAGCGGAATCGCGCCCAGCGTAGTTACTTTGAGCATCGTAATTAATTGTTGTTGCGGCATGGGTCGTATGACGCTTGCTTTCTCTGTATTGGCCAAGATTTTCAGGATGGGTTTTCAGCCTGATACCATAACATTGACAACAATCCTGAAAGGTCTCTGTCTCTGTGGTAGTGTTGAAAAAGCAGTGCGCTTTCATGACAGAGTGCTGGCTCATGGATTTCACTTCAACCAAGTCACTTATGGGACGTTGATCAATGGGCTCTGTAAGACCGGACACACATCGGCTGCTATTCAAGTGTTGAGAAACATCCCACGGTATGGCATTGCTCCTGATGTCTTCATGTACAGCGCAATTATTGATAGCCTCTGCAAGGATACACTTGTAAGTCaggcttttcatttattttctgaaATGCTTGCTAAGGGAGTTTCTCCTAATGTTATCACATACAATTCTCTCATTTTTGGATTGTGTCTTGAGGGTCAATATAAGGAAGCCATGGATTTGTTAAGTGATATGGTGCTTAGAAACATTACTCCAAATGTTCGTACCTATAGTATTTTGATCGATGGGCTATGCAAGGAAGGAAAGATCAAAGATGCTAAGAGTGTATTGGCTGTAATGGCAAAACATGGTGTGAAACCAGATGTGGTTACTTATGCCAGCTTAATGGATGGATATTGTTTGGTTAATCAGGTAAATAAGGCAAAATATATATTCAACACAATGGCCCAAAGTAGAGTGTCACCCAATGTTCAAAGTTACAGTATCATGATTAATGGCTTGTGCAAAAGTAAAAGGGTCGATGAAGCCTTGAATCTCTTTGAAGAAATGCGTCGTAAGTATTTGGTTCCAAACACGGTAACTTACAACACTCTTATTGATGGCTTGAGCAAATCGAAGAGAATCTCTTGTGCTTTGGAGCTTCTTGTCAAGATGCACGAAAGAGGTCCACCCTCTGATGTAGTCACTTACAATTCCTTGTTGGATGGGATGTTCAAAAACCAACAAGTTGACAAGGCACTTATGTTATTCAAGCAAATGAAAGAGAGTGGCATTGATCCAGATATATGCACGTACAATGTACTTATTGATGGCCTATGCAAAGGTGGAAGACTTTTAGTTGCAAAAGAGATTTTTCAAGATGTTTCCGTTAAAGGCTATCGTCCAAATGTGAGGACATACAATATTATTATCAATGGGATCTGCAAAGAGGGCTTGTTTGAAGAAGCATTGGCACTCTTGTCAAAAATGGAAGGCAATGGTTGCTTACCAGATGCTGTGACTTTTGAAACTATTATTCGTGCtttgtttgaaaaagatgagaatgaCATGGCAGAGAAACTTCTTCGGGAAATGGTTGCTAGAGGCTTATTGAATTGA